In Paenibacillus sonchi, a single genomic region encodes these proteins:
- the dapF gene encoding diaminopimelate epimerase yields MEFTKMHGLGNDFIIVFGEQELPGNASELAVTLCNRFFGIGADGLVYILPSERGDYMMRIMNSDGTEAEQCGNAIRCVSKYVYEHGLVSSEQIVIETIGAGEQKVSLQVKDGVVETVTVDMGEPVLSGTQIPVAIDAEPVLDQPIEADGRAFRFTAVSMGNPHCVIYVDDAVGFDLAAWGPKLEVHPLFPRKVNVEFATVLDRSHVDMRVWERGAGPTLACGTGACATLVSSVLNGLTDRSATISLKGGDLFIEWNEEDNHVYMTGPAQVVYTGSVEI; encoded by the coding sequence ATGGAATTTACCAAAATGCACGGCCTGGGCAATGACTTTATTATTGTTTTCGGCGAGCAGGAGCTGCCGGGAAACGCCTCTGAGCTGGCAGTTACACTATGCAACCGGTTTTTTGGCATCGGTGCCGATGGACTGGTGTATATCCTGCCGTCGGAACGCGGCGATTATATGATGCGCATTATGAATTCAGACGGCACCGAAGCGGAGCAATGCGGCAATGCGATCCGCTGTGTATCCAAATATGTCTATGAACACGGGCTGGTCAGCTCTGAGCAGATAGTGATTGAAACGATTGGTGCGGGTGAGCAGAAGGTAAGCTTGCAGGTGAAGGATGGCGTGGTGGAGACGGTTACCGTCGATATGGGCGAGCCTGTCTTGTCGGGAACGCAGATTCCTGTAGCCATTGATGCCGAGCCGGTGCTGGACCAGCCGATTGAAGCGGATGGAAGAGCGTTCAGATTCACTGCCGTATCCATGGGCAATCCCCACTGTGTGATCTATGTGGACGATGCCGTAGGCTTTGATCTGGCCGCCTGGGGGCCGAAGCTCGAGGTTCACCCGCTGTTCCCGAGAAAAGTTAACGTTGAATTCGCCACCGTGCTGGACCGCAGTCATGTCGATATGCGTGTCTGGGAACGCGGGGCAGGGCCTACATTGGCCTGTGGAACCGGTGCTTGCGCCACATTGGTTTCCTCGGTGCTAAACGGTCTGACCGACCGTTCGGCTACGATCAGCCTCAAGGGCGGCGATCTGTTTATTGAATGGAACGAAGAAGACAATCATGTCTATATGACGGGTCCGGCTCAAGTGGTATATACCGGGTCTGTAGAGATTTAA
- a CDS encoding calcium-translocating P-type ATPase, SERCA-type — translation MEQKSWHRLGAEELQKMFGVHPESGLSGEDAAQRLKENGHNELSEGKAISPLTLLLNQFKDFMVLVLMGATLVSGLLGEYLDAITIVAIIMLNGVLGFVQEFRAERSLRALKQLSAPAAKVLRGGKVEHIPAKMLVPGDIVLLESGDRIPADVRWLECSALYAEESALTGESLPVSKHAEVIHADEIPLGDQKNIGFMGTMVTRGTGRAIVVRTGMDTEMGKIADLILNTESQETPLQHRLEQLGKILIYVSLGLTIVVVIAGILHGQPAAAMFLAGVSLAVAAIPEGLPAIVTIALALGVQRMIKRKAIVRKLPSVETLGCASVICSDKTGTLTQNKMTVTRLWNAGRILEVTGEGYAPSGQVLEKGKPLDLKNDQNLRRMLQIGALCNNAEIIETFPGEMRARHKGKEKGSETDKNAAGQPVWELQGDPTEGALVALSAKMGLTAQSLGVTYTREKEFPFDSERKLMSVVVSHPGGRMICTKGAPDVLLNNCAYMLWEGAVVPCTPTLRQKVLEANEQMASGALRVLGMAYRDMRSGEVADSEKEAESQLVFAGLAGMIDPPRREVRDAISLTRRAGIKTVMITGDHGTTAEAIAHQLGILQRGGTVLTGSQLTRMDDDALDKVSDNVYVYARVSPEHKLRIVKSLQRRGHVVAMTGDGVNDAPAIKAADIGISMGITGTDVTKEASSLILGDDNFSTIVAAIEEGRNIYENIRKFIRYLLASNVGEILTMFFAMMLGLPLPLVPIQILWVNLVTDGLPAMALGVDQAEKDLMEHKPRGAKENIFARRLGWKIISRGLLIGLCTLAAFWLTLRIDPGSPQQLIRAQSVAFATLVMAQLIHVFDCRSSRSVFHRNPLQNKYLVLAVLSSVLLMLVVMYLPILQPIFKTVPLSFREWCLVLVMAGVPTFLMGAGSVWGGKKNRSRSGGRTMIKSTKISA, via the coding sequence ATGGAACAAAAAAGTTGGCACCGGCTCGGTGCAGAGGAACTGCAGAAGATGTTCGGCGTTCACCCGGAGTCGGGCCTAAGCGGAGAGGATGCCGCGCAGAGGCTGAAGGAGAACGGCCACAATGAGCTGTCGGAAGGGAAGGCGATATCCCCGCTGACCCTGCTGTTGAACCAGTTCAAGGATTTCATGGTACTGGTGCTCATGGGGGCCACGCTGGTGTCCGGCCTGCTCGGCGAATATCTGGACGCGATAACGATTGTCGCCATCATTATGCTGAACGGGGTGCTGGGTTTTGTGCAGGAATTCCGCGCCGAGCGTTCGCTTAGAGCGCTCAAGCAGCTCTCGGCACCGGCTGCGAAGGTGCTGCGTGGTGGCAAGGTTGAGCATATTCCCGCCAAAATGCTTGTGCCCGGCGACATCGTGCTACTCGAGAGCGGCGACCGGATTCCGGCCGATGTCCGCTGGCTGGAGTGCAGCGCACTGTATGCTGAAGAATCGGCCCTGACCGGTGAATCGCTGCCCGTCTCCAAGCATGCGGAAGTGATTCATGCCGATGAAATTCCGCTGGGCGACCAGAAAAATATCGGATTCATGGGCACGATGGTCACCCGGGGAACCGGCCGGGCGATCGTAGTTCGAACAGGCATGGATACCGAGATGGGGAAAATCGCCGATCTGATTCTAAATACCGAATCTCAGGAAACTCCACTGCAGCACCGGTTGGAGCAGCTCGGCAAAATTCTGATCTATGTCTCGCTGGGTCTGACCATTGTAGTTGTCATTGCAGGCATACTGCACGGGCAGCCTGCCGCAGCCATGTTCCTGGCAGGGGTGAGCCTTGCCGTTGCGGCTATTCCGGAAGGGCTGCCGGCTATAGTGACCATTGCGCTTGCGCTCGGCGTCCAGCGGATGATCAAGCGGAAGGCGATTGTCCGCAAGCTGCCTTCAGTGGAAACCCTCGGCTGCGCATCGGTCATTTGCTCTGATAAAACGGGAACGCTGACCCAGAACAAAATGACGGTAACACGGCTGTGGAATGCCGGACGGATTCTGGAAGTCACCGGTGAAGGTTATGCCCCAAGCGGGCAAGTGCTGGAAAAGGGCAAGCCCCTGGACCTGAAAAATGATCAAAATCTGCGGCGCATGCTCCAGATCGGCGCTTTGTGCAACAATGCTGAGATCATTGAGACCTTTCCCGGCGAGATGCGCGCCAGGCACAAAGGAAAGGAAAAAGGGAGCGAAACGGACAAGAATGCAGCCGGCCAACCGGTCTGGGAGCTGCAAGGTGATCCGACAGAAGGAGCGCTGGTTGCCTTATCCGCGAAAATGGGGCTTACTGCGCAGTCGCTGGGTGTAACCTATACTAGAGAGAAAGAGTTTCCTTTCGATTCTGAACGAAAGCTGATGTCTGTAGTTGTGAGCCATCCCGGCGGACGGATGATCTGCACCAAAGGCGCGCCGGATGTTCTGCTGAACAACTGCGCCTACATGTTGTGGGAAGGTGCAGTCGTGCCTTGCACGCCTACTTTGCGCCAGAAAGTCCTGGAGGCCAATGAACAAATGGCTTCAGGTGCGCTGCGCGTGCTGGGGATGGCTTATCGTGATATGCGTTCAGGTGAGGTTGCGGACAGTGAAAAGGAAGCGGAAAGCCAGCTGGTTTTCGCTGGCCTCGCCGGGATGATCGATCCGCCGCGGCGTGAGGTGCGCGATGCCATCAGCCTCACCCGCCGGGCCGGAATCAAGACCGTGATGATCACAGGGGACCATGGCACCACAGCGGAAGCGATTGCCCATCAGCTGGGCATTCTGCAGCGCGGCGGAACGGTGCTAACCGGCAGCCAGCTTACCCGGATGGATGACGATGCCCTGGATAAGGTGTCGGATAATGTATACGTGTATGCCCGGGTCTCCCCCGAGCACAAGCTGCGCATCGTCAAGTCCCTGCAGCGCCGCGGGCATGTGGTGGCCATGACCGGCGACGGCGTCAATGACGCCCCGGCGATCAAAGCTGCGGATATCGGCATCTCCATGGGCATCACCGGCACGGATGTCACCAAGGAAGCGTCCTCGCTCATCCTCGGTGACGATAATTTCTCCACTATAGTAGCGGCCATAGAGGAGGGGCGGAACATTTATGAGAATATCCGTAAATTTATCCGGTACCTGCTTGCCTCCAACGTCGGGGAAATTCTGACAATGTTCTTCGCCATGATGCTGGGGCTGCCGCTGCCGCTGGTTCCGATCCAGATTCTCTGGGTCAATCTGGTAACCGACGGGCTGCCGGCGATGGCCCTCGGCGTGGATCAGGCAGAGAAGGATTTGATGGAGCACAAGCCGCGCGGCGCCAAGGAGAACATCTTCGCCCGCCGTCTAGGCTGGAAAATCATCAGCCGCGGATTGCTGATCGGCCTGTGCACCTTGGCCGCTTTCTGGCTGACGCTCCGTATTGACCCAGGCAGCCCGCAGCAGCTGATCCGGGCGCAGTCGGTTGCTTTTGCCACACTGGTCATGGCCCAGCTGATTCATGTCTTTGACTGCCGGAGCTCCCGTTCGGTGTTTCACCGCAATCCGCTCCAGAACAAATATCTGGTGCTTGCTGTGCTCTCATCCGTACTGCTGATGCTGGTTGTGATGTACCTGCCGATTCTCCAGCCGATCTTCAAGACCGTACCGCTCAGTTTCCGCGAATGGTGCCTGGTGCTGGTCATGGCGGGCGTTCCTACCTTCCTGATGGGGGCGGGCAGCGTGTGGGGCGGCAAGAAGAACCGCAGCCGCAGCGGAGGCCGGACGATGATAAAAAGTACAAAAATTTCGGCATAA
- a CDS encoding PHP domain-containing protein has translation MEPKGRNSSLKDQAGGGFAGRADLHTHTLASDGMQSPAENVRLAHGKGLAAVAITDHDTVAGVAEALEAGRKYGITVVPGVEISTRAGGKEIHVLGYYMDTQQELFLSRLAEQRDTRAQRNEAIIAKLQALGIAITMDQVTAGIGRELKPDESVGRPHIADELVRLGAAVDMRDAFDKYLAEGAAAFVSPPRITPELACEWIAEAGGAAVLAHPGIYGDDELVRGIIERSALRGIEAYHSDHSPADAGRYLALAEEFGLLVTGGSDFHGARQGVVFHGEIGSVSVPVGVLEQLRE, from the coding sequence ATGGAACCTAAGGGCAGGAATAGCAGTTTAAAAGATCAGGCGGGCGGCGGATTCGCCGGCAGAGCCGATTTGCATACCCATACGCTGGCTTCAGACGGGATGCAGTCTCCGGCGGAGAATGTGCGGCTGGCCCATGGAAAAGGGCTTGCGGCGGTCGCAATCACGGATCATGACACCGTAGCCGGAGTGGCTGAAGCGCTTGAAGCGGGACGGAAATATGGAATCACCGTTGTACCCGGAGTAGAAATCAGCACACGCGCCGGCGGCAAAGAGATCCATGTGCTGGGGTATTACATGGACACGCAGCAGGAGCTGTTCTTATCCCGGCTTGCAGAGCAAAGGGATACCCGCGCGCAGCGGAACGAAGCTATTATTGCCAAGCTTCAGGCGTTGGGCATAGCTATTACAATGGATCAAGTCACTGCCGGGATTGGCCGTGAACTGAAACCTGATGAGAGCGTGGGCCGTCCTCATATTGCCGATGAACTGGTGCGTCTTGGCGCCGCTGTGGACATGCGCGATGCGTTCGACAAGTATCTGGCAGAAGGTGCAGCGGCTTTTGTATCGCCGCCGCGCATCACGCCGGAGCTGGCCTGCGAATGGATCGCTGAGGCCGGCGGCGCGGCGGTGCTGGCACATCCCGGTATTTACGGGGATGATGAGCTGGTCCGCGGCATAATTGAACGCAGCGCGCTGCGCGGCATCGAGGCGTACCATTCAGACCACAGCCCGGCTGATGCAGGGCGTTACCTTGCGCTCGCGGAAGAATTCGGGCTGTTGGTCACGGGCGGCTCGGATTTCCACGGTGCCCGCCAGGGGGTTGTATTCCACGGCGAGATCGGCAGCGTGTCGGTTCCTGTTGGCGTGCTGGAGCAGCTGCGGGAATGA
- a CDS encoding GNAT family N-acetyltransferase yields the protein MAVLLKGEKVTLRDLTEEDIRTLYYYEFEAEDREHLLWNGPYGTQEWESYETFAPKFAEILALTYTGEPRSRLVVEIDGQLKGTVGRYWASKVTNWFEIGIVLFDSRDWSGGYGTEAFRMWMGYLFDSLDTVRLGIGTWSGNVRMMGLAAKCGMTEEARVRKARIVRGEYYDAIKMGILREEWEAAQGWKT from the coding sequence ATGGCGGTTTTGCTTAAGGGTGAGAAGGTAACGCTGAGAGATCTGACGGAAGAGGACATCCGCACCCTATACTATTATGAGTTTGAAGCCGAGGACAGAGAGCATCTGCTCTGGAATGGCCCTTACGGTACGCAGGAATGGGAAAGCTATGAAACGTTTGCACCCAAATTTGCCGAGATTCTGGCGCTGACCTATACCGGTGAGCCCCGCAGCCGCCTGGTGGTTGAGATTGACGGTCAACTCAAAGGAACGGTAGGCCGGTATTGGGCGTCCAAGGTGACGAATTGGTTCGAGATCGGGATTGTGCTGTTTGACTCGCGTGATTGGTCAGGCGGGTATGGTACCGAGGCCTTCCGGATGTGGATGGGATATTTGTTTGATTCGCTGGATACGGTCCGGCTTGGAATCGGCACGTGGTCGGGCAATGTCCGGATGATGGGGCTGGCCGCCAAATGCGGCATGACCGAAGAAGCCCGGGTACGCAAGGCGCGGATTGTGCGCGGGGAGTACTACGATGCCATTAAGATGGGAATTCTTCGTGAGGAATGGGAAGCAGCCCAGGGCTGGAAAACTTGA
- a CDS encoding LysR family transcriptional regulator: protein MNFHQLHIFYTVSERGSFSAAAQTLHMTQPAVTMQVQALEDYFGAKLFDRSSKKIMLSEAGRTLLPFALRSIQLMRETDQAMAAFTHMLEGRLLLGASLTIGEYVLPRLLGPFGKAYPHISIMMKVMNTSQLLEEIHKHQLNFGLIEAPVSHPDMVIEPVMGDELKLIVPREHPLAGKDEVTLAEALEHPFVLREQGSGTRRVMEEQLLAKGLDPGAMRVVMELGSTGAVKSAVEAGLGITIISTSSVKHEVALGLLKIVNIADASFKRQFYAIHLKSTLLPISAVTFLTFLRDRAGDL from the coding sequence ATGAATTTTCACCAGCTTCATATCTTTTATACGGTTTCCGAGCGCGGAAGCTTCTCGGCCGCAGCGCAGACGCTGCATATGACACAGCCGGCGGTGACGATGCAGGTCCAGGCGCTGGAGGATTATTTCGGAGCCAAGCTGTTTGACCGTTCCAGCAAAAAAATTATGCTCTCCGAGGCCGGCCGCACCCTGCTGCCGTTTGCCCTGCGCAGCATCCAGCTGATGAGGGAGACTGATCAGGCGATGGCGGCTTTTACCCATATGCTTGAAGGGCGGCTGCTGCTGGGAGCGAGCCTGACGATCGGGGAATATGTGCTGCCGCGTCTGCTCGGTCCGTTCGGCAAGGCTTATCCGCATATCTCCATCATGATGAAGGTCATGAATACCTCGCAGCTGCTGGAGGAGATTCACAAGCATCAGCTGAATTTTGGCCTGATTGAGGCACCGGTATCTCATCCGGATATGGTGATTGAACCGGTCATGGGGGATGAGCTGAAGCTGATCGTGCCAAGGGAGCATCCGCTTGCCGGGAAGGACGAGGTAACGCTTGCGGAAGCGCTGGAGCATCCTTTTGTGCTCCGTGAGCAGGGTTCGGGAACCCGCCGGGTTATGGAAGAGCAGCTGCTGGCCAAAGGGCTGGACCCGGGGGCGATGCGTGTGGTGATGGAGCTGGGAAGTACGGGGGCCGTGAAGTCTGCGGTAGAAGCTGGGCTGGGCATAACCATTATCTCTACGTCCTCGGTTAAGCATGAGGTTGCCCTGGGTTTGCTGAAGATTGTTAATATTGCGGATGCCTCTTTCAAAAGACAGTTTTATGCGATTCACCTGAAGTCGACGCTGCTGCCGATATCGGCAGTTACATTTTTGACGTTTTTGCGTGACCGTGCAGGTGATCTGTAG
- a CDS encoding GGDEF domain-containing protein yields MFLQIGEIAEQIPEISIHHKCAYVDHIFKSNPRLQGVAVTDNGQPVALIMRIRFYQQIGTLYGFTLYMGRSIELIMDGSPLVVEYKTPITEVSKLAMDRSEEHLYDYVLVIREGVMFGAVSVRDLLLNFAEIQAVAASFLNPLTGLPGNLSINEWMVKSLLQEQFSVLYIDLDHFKAYNDTYGFKEGDRMLQATAEILKHCTLRLEGFLGHIGGDDFIIFIDDYRYEEYCRTIIAEFDRILQGFYHPGHLMQQHVLAESRSGVVEEIPLVSISIAVVTNRYRHFDSIEDLSGEAARLKKKSKMIRGSSFVDDRDLSASKSG; encoded by the coding sequence ATGTTTCTTCAGATCGGTGAAATTGCTGAACAAATTCCCGAGATCTCCATTCATCACAAGTGCGCCTATGTGGACCATATTTTTAAAAGCAATCCCCGGCTGCAGGGCGTGGCTGTGACAGACAACGGCCAGCCGGTGGCGCTGATTATGAGGATTCGCTTTTACCAGCAGATCGGTACGTTGTACGGCTTCACGCTGTACATGGGCCGCTCCATCGAACTGATTATGGATGGTTCGCCGCTGGTTGTAGAGTACAAAACACCGATTACAGAAGTCAGCAAGCTGGCGATGGACCGAAGTGAGGAGCATCTCTATGATTATGTGCTGGTCATCCGTGAAGGGGTTATGTTTGGAGCGGTGAGCGTGAGGGACCTGCTGCTTAATTTTGCCGAGATTCAGGCGGTGGCCGCAAGCTTTTTGAACCCGCTGACCGGCCTGCCGGGCAATCTGAGCATTAACGAATGGATGGTAAAATCACTGCTGCAGGAGCAGTTCAGTGTGCTGTACATAGACCTCGATCATTTTAAGGCTTACAACGATACCTACGGTTTTAAGGAGGGCGACCGGATGCTTCAGGCCACGGCGGAGATTCTGAAGCATTGCACCCTGCGGCTGGAGGGCTTTTTAGGGCATATCGGGGGCGATGACTTCATTATTTTTATCGATGATTACCGTTATGAGGAATACTGCAGGACCATTATAGCTGAGTTTGACCGAATCCTGCAGGGATTCTATCATCCTGGTCATTTGATGCAGCAGCATGTGCTGGCCGAGAGCCGGTCAGGCGTAGTAGAGGAGATTCCGCTGGTCTCCATCTCGATAGCCGTTGTAACGAACCGCTACCGTCATTTCGATTCCATTGAGGACCTCTCGGGCGAGGCGGCAAGGCTCAAGAAAAAATCTAAAATGATCAGAGGCAGCAGTTTTGTGGATGACAGGGATCTCTCTGCAAGCAAATCCGGGTGA
- a CDS encoding EAL domain-containing protein — protein MTKRKTWTQKLLAAPRYLQHIHGRLRNEMKELGRLSALLDIMEQGRLDTFFQPILQLGNGRTMGHEVLNRPPHSAQFPTTEHFYEFAGRTDQMFRFEHYCRRISLSQYIERLPDAESGTDRLVFINVHPGVLNDSRHRSGETLSLLQELNLSPERVVFELTERQAVQDYVGFEKVLSHYREQGFRIAVDDAGSGYNSLKTLVYLKPEFIKLDKFLIRGIHSSREQQELLELISEYATRSATRVIAEGIETEEELLYLQMAGIEFGQGYALGRPGYSPEPGAFPSDSPQVSAGGGCKHVSSDR, from the coding sequence ATGACAAAACGAAAGACATGGACACAAAAGTTATTGGCAGCTCCCCGCTATCTTCAGCACATCCATGGAAGGCTGAGGAACGAAATGAAGGAGCTGGGAAGACTGTCGGCGCTTCTGGATATTATGGAGCAGGGGCGGCTGGATACTTTTTTTCAGCCGATTCTGCAGCTGGGAAACGGACGGACGATGGGTCACGAAGTGCTGAACAGACCTCCCCATTCCGCACAGTTTCCGACCACGGAGCATTTCTATGAATTTGCCGGCCGAACGGACCAGATGTTCAGATTCGAACACTACTGCCGGCGGATTTCGCTCTCGCAGTATATAGAACGCCTGCCCGATGCTGAATCGGGGACAGACCGGCTTGTATTTATCAATGTGCACCCGGGCGTACTGAACGATTCCAGGCATAGAAGCGGAGAGACGCTCAGTCTCCTGCAGGAGCTGAATCTGTCCCCGGAACGAGTGGTGTTTGAGCTTACCGAACGTCAGGCGGTGCAGGATTATGTCGGCTTTGAGAAGGTGCTCTCTCATTACCGCGAGCAGGGTTTCCGTATTGCCGTGGATGACGCCGGCTCCGGCTATAACAGTCTTAAGACTCTGGTATATTTGAAGCCGGAATTCATCAAGCTGGACAAGTTCCTGATCCGCGGAATTCACAGCAGCCGGGAGCAGCAGGAGCTTTTGGAGCTGATCAGTGAGTATGCCACCCGTTCTGCGACCCGGGTCATTGCCGAAGGCATCGAAACGGAGGAGGAACTGCTGTATTTGCAGATGGCCGGTATTGAATTCGGCCAGGGCTATGCGCTCGGAAGGCCCGGATATTCGCCTGAACCGGGAGCTTTTCCATCAGATTCACCACAAGTTTCTGCCGGAGGAGGCTGCAAGCATGTTTCTTCAGATCGGTGA
- a CDS encoding YlbG family protein, producing MFAERTGYIVWVSDVKAARNLEKYGTLHYVSRKMHYAVMYVNAERAEEVMKNVRRLSYVRKIERSYRNELKTEYTSNGPDKSRYYGL from the coding sequence ATGTTTGCGGAACGGACAGGATATATTGTATGGGTAAGTGATGTTAAGGCGGCACGCAATCTGGAGAAATACGGGACATTGCATTATGTTTCCCGGAAGATGCATTACGCCGTCATGTATGTGAACGCGGAACGTGCCGAGGAAGTGATGAAGAACGTCCGCAGACTGTCTTACGTGCGCAAGATTGAAAGATCTTACCGGAATGAGCTGAAGACGGAATACACCAGCAACGGACCGGACAAGTCCCGGTATTACGGTTTGTAG
- a CDS encoding YlbF family regulator, which translates to MSVAELNTVDMAEVLTYAYELGDMINQSAEVSDYLYWKGRVDANPEVQAMIKRLQGKKELFEETQRFGHFHPNYHAAKDEVTAVEQELERFEEVARFKQAEKTLDDMLHSMSETIAFSVSDSIKVPSNDPSPKGGGCGSGGKCSCG; encoded by the coding sequence ATGAGCGTAGCGGAATTGAATACGGTTGATATGGCCGAGGTACTGACATACGCCTATGAATTAGGTGATATGATTAATCAATCCGCTGAAGTATCGGATTACTTATACTGGAAAGGACGGGTTGACGCCAACCCGGAAGTCCAGGCCATGATTAAACGGCTGCAGGGCAAAAAGGAGCTGTTTGAGGAGACACAGCGTTTCGGACATTTTCATCCAAACTATCATGCGGCTAAGGATGAAGTGACGGCGGTCGAGCAGGAGCTTGAGCGCTTCGAAGAGGTTGCCCGCTTCAAGCAGGCGGAAAAAACGCTGGATGATATGCTGCATTCGATGTCCGAAACGATTGCTTTTTCGGTATCGGACAGCATTAAGGTGCCAAGCAATGACCCGTCCCCCAAGGGTGGAGGCTGCGGCAGCGGAGGCAAGTGCTCCTGCGGATAG
- a CDS encoding helicase-associated domain-containing protein, which yields MFPHEPVQAVNAIKMDKEAGPELSGELFRALAFIAEEGLPLTAKGAIHKKNINRLAASLTLPEEPLKGLFPAAQQEVYPFPLPVMVILDLLLCLGLVRRRDSLYLLETEMLESWLHLSGKQMSSLLYGLVLCRYGQPDPAGQHFRYLVSSADYPPGMWFALRDILERMLGAGLAQDQDTAALEASARGWLTGLAGFGWCELGSTEDGAVCFRWTAARPQLPPNGAPAFSSRCIKVQEPADATEGTFEEEDLPQQDEASDFPGFIVQPDFEVLVPAECPYSHRWLLAGCAELQHSDDLWSYRLTREKLESAAEQGMSPEAVISWLADHARGGLPAQVELSLRQWSKGIGRTELAEAILLACRSEADGNDIAAHPRLSGLLARIGPLHFIVRSEDVEAVRKELGAAGMAPPSGLQGRKRSRAGIGRWLTEAGRGISLHMLCRFMGCQRGCLLLLRSRH from the coding sequence TTGTTCCCGCATGAACCTGTACAGGCCGTAAATGCGATAAAAATGGACAAAGAGGCCGGACCCGAACTGTCCGGGGAATTGTTTCGGGCCTTGGCCTTTATTGCCGAAGAAGGGCTGCCGCTAACGGCAAAAGGGGCAATCCATAAAAAAAACATCAACCGGCTGGCCGCCAGCCTTACGCTGCCGGAGGAACCATTAAAAGGTCTGTTCCCGGCTGCCCAGCAGGAAGTGTATCCGTTCCCGCTCCCAGTGATGGTGATACTCGATCTGCTGCTGTGCCTGGGACTGGTCCGCCGGAGGGATTCGTTGTATCTGCTGGAAACAGAGATGCTGGAAAGCTGGCTGCATCTCTCCGGGAAGCAGATGTCAAGCCTGCTGTACGGATTGGTGCTGTGCCGTTACGGCCAGCCCGACCCTGCCGGGCAGCACTTCCGCTATCTCGTCTCCTCAGCCGATTATCCCCCCGGAATGTGGTTTGCCCTGCGGGATATTCTGGAACGGATGCTGGGAGCGGGACTTGCCCAAGACCAAGACACCGCAGCGCTGGAAGCTTCAGCACGGGGATGGCTTACAGGGCTGGCCGGGTTCGGCTGGTGCGAGCTGGGGAGTACGGAGGACGGAGCGGTTTGCTTCCGCTGGACAGCGGCCCGGCCGCAGCTTCCTCCAAACGGGGCCCCTGCGTTCTCTAGCCGGTGTATAAAGGTCCAGGAGCCGGCAGATGCAACGGAAGGAACCTTTGAGGAAGAGGATTTGCCGCAGCAAGATGAAGCTTCTGATTTCCCGGGGTTCATTGTCCAGCCGGATTTTGAGGTGCTGGTCCCTGCGGAGTGTCCTTACAGCCACCGCTGGCTGCTCGCGGGGTGTGCTGAGCTTCAGCATAGCGACGATCTGTGGAGCTACCGGCTGACCCGGGAGAAGCTGGAATCTGCAGCGGAGCAAGGAATGTCTCCGGAAGCTGTGATTTCATGGCTTGCCGATCATGCCCGGGGCGGACTGCCGGCTCAGGTGGAGCTGTCTTTGAGGCAGTGGAGTAAAGGCATTGGAAGGACAGAACTGGCTGAGGCCATTTTGCTGGCCTGCCGGTCTGAAGCGGACGGTAATGATATTGCCGCCCATCCCCGGCTGTCAGGGCTGCTTGCCCGTATCGGCCCGCTGCACTTCATCGTCCGCAGTGAGGATGTGGAGGCCGTGCGCAAGGAACTGGGGGCAGCCGGAATGGCTCCCCCAAGCGGATTGCAGGGCAGGAAGCGCAGCCGGGCAGGGATTGGCCGTTGGTTAACGGAAGCCGGACGGGGGATATCGCTGCATATGCTCTGCCGGTTCATGGGCTGTCAACGGGGCTGTTTGCTTTTGCTCCGGTCCCGCCATTGA